From Elusimicrobiota bacterium:
ATGTGCTTTATGAGGAAGTGTTATTGAAGAGCCGTGTGTGGGCAATCTGCAAGCACGGTTCTGCGAGGGGCACGACAGCCCGATAGGGCTGTCACCACAAGGAGGTTATAAAGATGTCTACTCAACAGAAAATAATTATTTCGGTTGTTGTTTTGGTTTTGCTCATTGGTGGGCTGTTTTTATTCAAGAAAAAGAAAAAAACCGGTCAGATGGCTGAAATTCAGCCGACGAGAGGTTCTATCGCGATTGAGTTTCGTGAAACAGGCACGGTTAGCCCTAGAAATCGGCTTGAAATAAAGCCGCAGGTTTCAGGTCGGCTTGAAGATATACTTGTTGTAGAAGGCCAGAAAGTCAAAAAAGGCGAGGTGCTTGTGTGGATGAGTTCTACCGACCGTGCGGCGCTTTTGGATGTTGCCCGTGAAAAAGGCGATGCAGAATTCCAAAAGTGGTCGGATGCGTATAAACCGACGCCGATAATCTCGCCGCTTGACGGTTTTATTATTGCAAGAAACAAAGAGCCAGGGCAGAGCGTATCGGTGAATGATATAATTCTGGTGATGGCTGATAAACTGATAGTTGAAGCGGTTGTAGACGAAACAGACCTGCGATATATAAAATTGGGACAGGTTGTAAAAATATTTCTGGACGCTTATCCGGATAAATACTTTTCCGGCACAGTGGAGCATATTGCATATGAATCTACAGTTGTAAATAATGTCACGGTCTATGAGGTTAAAATCAAGCCGTTAAATCCGCCATCTGATTTTCGTTCTGGTATGACGGCTACCATAGAAGTAACCGCCGACAAAAGAGAGGATGTTCTGCTTCTTCCGTCGGATGTAATAATTGAGAAGGGCGATAAAAAATTTGTCAGTATCAAAACAAAAAACGGTAAAAGCAGGTTAAAAGAAATCGGCGTTGGCATTAGCGACGGCAAAAAAACGGAAATCACCGATGGAATTGACGAAGAAGATATAATTTTGAGCACATCAAAAATTTCTAAAAGAGACAAAGCATCACAAGCAAGATTCGGCGGTATTCCCGG
This genomic window contains:
- a CDS encoding efflux RND transporter periplasmic adaptor subunit, coding for MSTQQKIIISVVVLVLLIGGLFLFKKKKKTGQMAEIQPTRGSIAIEFRETGTVSPRNRLEIKPQVSGRLEDILVVEGQKVKKGEVLVWMSSTDRAALLDVAREKGDAEFQKWSDAYKPTPIISPLDGFIIARNKEPGQSVSVNDIILVMADKLIVEAVVDETDLRYIKLGQVVKIFLDAYPDKYFSGTVEHIAYESTVVNNVTVYEVKIKPLNPPSDFRSGMTATIEVTADKREDVLLLPSDVIIEKGDKKFVSIKTKNGKSRLKEIGVGISDGKKTEITDGIDEEDIILSTSKISKRDKASQARFGGIPGIGGGR